The following proteins come from a genomic window of Campylobacter sp. RM16189:
- a CDS encoding ATPase — translation MTDDRLIELFSKERLESYTDDSEHRANFKLIKSISDKLGAIEIITRNKVATISGVDDSVFISQQTLGYWVTLMDETKIHNKVVDFDSIDFRKYARSNIKFEWRNYQKVKIIYSLIRTIRNRAFHFENLYKLNANNTPRLSTKQNDIIVGIEPKYIEYFLKDVLKCFDTGLIEYLEGGAQGAP, via the coding sequence ATGACAGATGATAGGCTAATAGAGCTATTTTCAAAAGAGCGATTAGAAAGCTACACGGACGACAGCGAACATAGGGCAAATTTTAAACTGATTAAAAGCATAAGCGACAAGCTAGGCGCAATTGAAATTATCACACGTAACAAGGTAGCTACAATATCAGGGGTAGATGATAGCGTTTTTATTTCACAGCAGACTTTAGGCTATTGGGTTACGCTTATGGATGAAACAAAAATTCATAATAAAGTAGTTGATTTTGATAGTATTGATTTTAGAAAATATGCAAGATCAAATATTAAATTTGAGTGGCGAAATTATCAAAAAGTAAAAATCATTTATTCGCTTATTCGCACTATTAGAAACCGAGCATTTCATTTTGAAAACCTTTATAAGCTTAACGCTAATAATACACCTAGATTGTCGACCAAGCAAAACGATATAATTGTGGGCATAGAGCCTAAATACATTGAATACTTTTTAAAAGATGTCTTAAAATGCTTTGATACAGGGTTGATTGAATATTTAGAAGGTGGGGCACAAGGAGCCCCTTGA
- a CDS encoding XRE family transcriptional regulator has product MSLTRDEFNNLLKSASLSKREFCDIIGLNYNSINNWGSGDIKVPEWVESWIENYKFKSRFHEVKEIVNKP; this is encoded by the coding sequence ATGAGTTTGACACGTGATGAATTTAACAATCTTCTTAAGAGCGCAAGCTTATCAAAACGTGAATTTTGCGATATTATAGGACTAAACTATAATTCAATTAACAATTGGGGGTCTGGAGATATAAAAGTCCCTGAATGGGTAGAGAGCTGGATAGAAAACTATAAATTTAAATCTCGCTTCCATGAAGTCAAAGAGATTGTCAATAAGCCTTAA
- a CDS encoding phage portal protein has protein sequence MIFDKLFKKRQKTEVSLVANQSNSFGAFGGDAYSSEIYRSAIDAIARNTAKLKGSHIIKDELNKTTQSNINYLLQIQPNEIMSAYDFLYKIVTHLYIYNNAFVLIDRDESGIKGFYPINATNASLLEDSRGNLYIRLFIRDGEPIIQKYSDIIHLRRHFNSSQYFGDANDAIMNTLDLAHTQNEGLNVSIKSGANIRGIMKYDLVLPEADMIKTRDRFIKDFLGVSNNGGVMITDTKSSFIPIESKPINIDDKQLLAIKTKIYDYLGISENIVTSKYNENEWGAFYESVIEPIATQMSLEFTRKIFTQREIRFKNYIMFESGRLQFASNSTKINLISQLIPYGLLSINQALEILNLPAVKDGDKRLQTLNVVDINKANKYQVGEDNERD, from the coding sequence ATGATTTTTGATAAACTCTTTAAAAAGAGACAAAAAACAGAGGTTAGTCTTGTAGCTAATCAATCTAACTCTTTTGGTGCATTTGGTGGAGATGCTTACTCAAGCGAAATATACAGAAGCGCAATAGATGCAATAGCAAGAAATACCGCAAAGCTAAAAGGCTCTCATATTATCAAAGACGAGCTAAACAAAACAACTCAAAGCAATATTAATTACTTACTGCAAATACAGCCAAATGAGATTATGAGCGCTTATGACTTCTTATATAAGATAGTTACTCATCTTTACATCTATAATAATGCTTTTGTATTGATTGATAGAGATGAAAGCGGAATAAAGGGCTTTTACCCTATAAATGCCACTAATGCAAGCTTGCTAGAAGACAGCAGAGGGAATTTATACATAAGGCTCTTTATAAGAGATGGTGAGCCGATAATCCAAAAATACAGCGACATTATTCATCTAAGAAGACATTTTAACAGCTCTCAATATTTTGGAGATGCCAATGATGCCATTATGAATACTTTAGACTTAGCTCATACTCAAAACGAGGGATTGAATGTATCTATTAAGTCAGGGGCTAATATCAGAGGTATCATGAAATACGACCTAGTATTGCCTGAAGCTGATATGATTAAGACGAGAGATAGATTTATAAAAGACTTCTTGGGAGTTTCTAATAATGGCGGAGTAATGATAACAGACACAAAAAGCTCATTTATTCCAATAGAAAGCAAGCCTATAAATATTGATGATAAACAGCTATTGGCTATTAAGACCAAAATTTATGACTATTTAGGAATTAGTGAAAATATCGTAACTAGCAAGTATAATGAGAATGAATGGGGAGCGTTTTACGAAAGTGTCATAGAACCGATAGCTACTCAAATGAGCTTGGAATTTACTCGCAAGATTTTCACTCAAAGAGAAATAAGATTTAAAAACTACATTATGTTTGAAAGTGGGAGACTGCAATTTGCAAGTAATTCTACAAAGATAAATCTAATATCTCAACTTATACCTTATGGGCTACTAAGCATCAATCAGGCATTAGAAATTTTAAATCTACCGGCAGTTAAAGACGGAGACAAAAGGCTACAAACACTAAACGTAGTGGATATTAACAAGGCAAATAAATATCAAGTAGGAGAAGATAATGAAAGAGATTAG
- a CDS encoding HK97 family phage prohead protease has protein sequence MKEIRSCEIRADEKEKVLIGTPIVFNQITQINESGISYNEVILSNALDTCDLSDTRLLYNHDNSKVPLARTPKTMKLNKSSAGLEMVAILPDTTEAEAVYTAVKRGDLSGMSFGFKVADGGDSYDRATNTRTIHKIDKVYEVSITPYPAYSNTSVEARSVINTINSDERIKGLIKANQILAKG, from the coding sequence ATGAAAGAGATTAGAAGTTGCGAAATAAGAGCCGATGAAAAGGAAAAAGTTTTAATAGGCACTCCAATAGTATTTAATCAGATCACGCAAATAAACGAGAGTGGAATAAGCTATAACGAGGTTATTTTATCTAATGCTCTTGATACTTGCGATCTAAGCGATACTAGGCTTTTATATAACCACGATAATTCAAAAGTGCCATTAGCGAGAACACCAAAAACAATGAAATTAAATAAAAGCTCGGCAGGGCTTGAAATGGTAGCTATTTTACCGGACACAACAGAAGCAGAGGCGGTTTATACGGCAGTTAAACGAGGAGACTTATCGGGAATGAGTTTCGGCTTTAAAGTTGCAGATGGTGGAGATAGTTACGACAGGGCAACAAATACTAGAACTATCCACAAGATAGACAAAGTATATGAGGTTAGTATTACTCCATATCCTGCTTACTCAAATACGAGTGTAGAGGCAAGAAGCGTGATAAATACTATAAATAGCGATGAACGCATAAAAGGGCTAATAAAAGCCAATCAAATTTTAGCAAAAGGATAA
- a CDS encoding phage major capsid protein, producing the protein MKFKSVAEAFNHYKTKTLKDIETRTNEIKQEINTNANLDMNEINIELDGLKEAKAHLTETRSKDEALKEIDKMNFETRSIKGDIFASDEYKQAFFKNLLNKPLNAIEQRALEAAQMELRSSGFASVGNTAAVIPTSTLNEVISKARTQGGVIAVARGFAMPSNIDIPVGTPTSKANWHTEGTEASEERPDIATVNFKAYEIIKLFSLSAAVSKMSIPAFESYISEELQSSVMACIADALINGTGSNQGKGVVSGISWVKNTNHFEFKKAGLAYADVVKVVAGLKRGYSSNAKWAMNNSTLYNLFYGLTDTTGRPIFIQDPKSENIGKILGFDVVVDDYMENDVVIFGNFDYLGYNLPSGIALESSTQSSFKSGKIDYRALAIADCKPIVDEAFIKLTRATA; encoded by the coding sequence ATGAAATTCAAATCAGTTGCAGAGGCATTTAACCATTATAAAACAAAAACTCTAAAAGATATTGAAACACGCACTAACGAAATTAAGCAAGAGATTAACACAAATGCAAATCTTGATATGAACGAAATCAATATTGAATTAGACGGATTAAAAGAGGCAAAAGCTCATCTTACCGAGACAAGAAGCAAGGATGAAGCCCTAAAAGAGATTGACAAAATGAACTTTGAGACAAGATCTATTAAAGGCGATATTTTTGCAAGCGATGAGTATAAGCAAGCATTCTTCAAAAACTTACTAAACAAACCTCTTAACGCAATAGAACAAAGAGCCTTAGAAGCCGCTCAAATGGAGCTAAGAAGCTCAGGATTTGCAAGCGTAGGCAATACGGCTGCGGTTATTCCAACTTCAACACTAAACGAAGTAATCAGCAAAGCAAGAACACAAGGCGGAGTTATTGCAGTTGCTAGAGGATTTGCAATGCCATCTAACATAGATATACCGGTTGGAACTCCGACAAGTAAAGCTAATTGGCATACAGAGGGAACGGAAGCTAGCGAAGAAAGACCGGATATTGCAACAGTTAATTTTAAAGCCTACGAGATAATAAAGCTATTTAGTTTAAGTGCAGCCGTATCAAAGATGAGCATACCTGCATTTGAAAGCTACATCTCAGAAGAGTTACAAAGCTCGGTGATGGCTTGTATAGCTGATGCTCTAATAAACGGCACAGGCTCAAATCAAGGCAAAGGAGTTGTGAGCGGTATTAGCTGGGTAAAGAATACTAATCACTTTGAGTTTAAAAAGGCAGGGTTGGCTTATGCCGATGTAGTCAAAGTTGTGGCTGGACTTAAGAGAGGCTACTCAAGTAATGCTAAGTGGGCTATGAATAACTCAACTCTTTACAATCTATTCTATGGGCTAACAGATACAACGGGCAGACCAATCTTCATACAAGATCCTAAGAGTGAGAACATAGGAAAAATCTTAGGCTTTGATGTGGTAGTGGATGACTATATGGAGAATGATGTGGTAATCTTTGGTAACTTTGATTACTTAGGTTACAACTTGCCAAGTGGCATAGCTCTTGAAAGCTCAACACAATCAAGCTTTAAATCAGGCAAGATTGACTATAGAGCTTTGGCTATAGCAGATTGTAAGCCAATAGTAGATGAAGCCTTTATCAAACTTACAAGAGCCACAGCATGA
- a CDS encoding head-tail connector protein — MIELSEAREWLRLDGEDNDEIIKGLLDAIPSYIEVSTGLNKEAQDNEPLAKQLSKFILILWYNAEQSEGEKLSKVIDNLMKALSTKANSR; from the coding sequence ATGATAGAGCTATCTGAAGCTAGAGAGTGGTTAAGACTTGATGGCGAAGATAATGATGAGATAATAAAGGGGTTGCTTGATGCAATCCCATCTTATATTGAAGTTAGCACAGGGCTTAACAAAGAAGCTCAAGATAATGAGCCACTAGCAAAACAGCTTAGTAAGTTTATCCTGATACTTTGGTATAACGCAGAACAATCAGAAGGCGAAAAGCTAAGTAAAGTTATTGATAATCTCATGAAAGCTTTATCTACTAAGGCAAACAGTAGATGA
- a CDS encoding HNH endonuclease — MRSIDNKFYQSSSWRKTRNAYYISQNGICERCGGIGKIVHHKEHLNEKKINNIHLSLGWDNLELLCMDCHNSEHFRTKSTAAGLRFDENGDLVKA; from the coding sequence ATGAGAAGTATAGATAATAAATTCTATCAAAGCTCATCATGGAGAAAAACACGCAACGCTTATTATATTTCACAAAACGGAATATGTGAGCGTTGTGGTGGTATCGGTAAGATAGTGCATCACAAAGAGCATCTAAACGAAAAGAAGATTAACAACATCCATCTATCTTTAGGCTGGGATAACTTAGAGCTTTTATGCATGGATTGTCATAACTCGGAACACTTTAGAACTAAAAGCACAGCAGCCGGATTGAGATTTGATGAGAACGGAGATTTAGTTAAGGCATAA
- a CDS encoding terminase large subunit: MNYIEEYHTKIKSGEIVTSARVAKIYDRLVADIKNKNSIYCFDEKRALRPIEFIEKFCKHSKGEWAGRPLKLELFQKAFISALFGFINKKTKLRRFKEAFFLVARKNGKSSMLSAISLYMLIADDEPGAEIYSVATKKDQAKIIFDETLNMVKQSPQLNKFLKKRKSDLYFALKMSKMMPLGKNSDTLDGLNSHLVVIDELHGVRDRNLYEVMKQSQSARRQPMVIMITTAGTVRECIFDDIYEYACNIVDGNFKDDAFLPIIYELDNRNEWADSKCWPKANPGLGSIKKINDLIEKAERARNSPKDLIGILTKDFNALVMHG; the protein is encoded by the coding sequence ATGAATTATATCGAGGAATATCATACCAAGATCAAATCGGGCGAAATTGTAACAAGTGCAAGAGTAGCAAAGATTTATGATAGGCTAGTAGCTGATATAAAGAATAAAAATAGCATTTATTGCTTTGATGAAAAAAGAGCATTAAGACCTATTGAGTTTATTGAGAAATTTTGCAAACACTCAAAGGGCGAATGGGCTGGAAGACCTTTAAAATTAGAGTTGTTTCAAAAAGCTTTTATATCGGCTTTGTTTGGATTTATCAACAAAAAGACCAAGCTAAGAAGATTTAAAGAGGCTTTTTTCTTGGTTGCTAGAAAGAACGGCAAAAGCTCTATGTTATCAGCAATCAGTCTTTATATGCTAATAGCAGATGATGAACCCGGAGCAGAGATTTATTCGGTAGCTACGAAAAAGGACCAAGCTAAGATTATATTTGATGAGACTTTGAATATGGTAAAACAAAGCCCTCAATTAAATAAATTTCTAAAAAAAAGAAAGAGTGATTTATACTTTGCTCTCAAAATGTCTAAGATGATGCCACTAGGTAAGAATAGCGATACACTAGATGGATTAAACTCTCATCTTGTAGTAATAGATGAGCTTCATGGTGTAAGAGATAGAAATCTTTATGAAGTTATGAAGCAAAGCCAATCCGCAAGACGTCAGCCAATGGTTATTATGATAACTACAGCAGGAACGGTTAGAGAGTGTATATTTGATGATATATACGAATATGCCTGTAATATCGTAGATGGAAATTTCAAAGATGATGCATTTTTGCCTATCATTTATGAGCTTGACAATAGGAATGAATGGGCTGATAGTAAATGTTGGCCAAAAGCAAATCCGGGGCTTGGATCAATCAAAAAGATTAATGACCTAATAGAAAAAGCAGAAAGAGCTAGAAACAGCCCTAAAGACTTAATAGGCATACTTACCAAAGATTTTAATGCTCTCGTAATGCATGGCTAA
- a CDS encoding terminase TerL endonuclease subunit, whose amino-acid sequence MNNPSTYSDEQFNGKYAIGGADLSITTDLTCATLLTIDKNTDERLVKQMYFLPKDNLQTRVKEDKIPYDVWHSQGLLRLCEGNTINYSDVTQWFLEQVKTNEMIILWIYYDSYSARYWVEEMENEGFKMVRCIQGAKTLSLPLQILGADLQAKKVNYNNNPILKWCLTNTGVVEDRNGNILPIKSNNAKQRIDGTASLLDAYVGLCEHLTEFERLM is encoded by the coding sequence ATAAATAATCCAAGCACTTATTCAGATGAGCAATTTAACGGCAAATATGCGATAGGTGGAGCGGATTTATCCATAACTACGGACTTGACCTGCGCTACACTCTTAACTATCGATAAAAACACAGATGAAAGACTTGTAAAGCAGATGTATTTTTTACCAAAAGACAACTTGCAAACTAGGGTTAAGGAAGACAAAATCCCTTATGATGTTTGGCACTCTCAAGGGCTTTTAAGGCTATGTGAGGGCAATACAATCAACTACAGCGATGTAACGCAGTGGTTTTTAGAGCAAGTCAAGACAAATGAAATGATCATCCTATGGATTTATTATGATAGCTATTCGGCTAGATATTGGGTAGAAGAAATGGAAAATGAGGGCTTTAAGATGGTTAGATGTATTCAGGGAGCTAAAACTCTATCCTTGCCGCTGCAAATACTAGGAGCTGATTTGCAAGCTAAAAAAGTAAACTACAACAACAACCCTATTCTAAAATGGTGCTTGACTAATACCGGAGTTGTAGAAGATAGAAACGGCAATATCTTACCAATCAAGAGCAATAATGCCAAACAGAGAATAGACGGCACTGCTTCACTACTAGATGCATACGTGGGTTTGTGCGAACATTTAACAGAATTTGAAAGGCTGATGTAA
- a CDS encoding phage head closure protein codes for MKNLKDKKISIIGYKTTKNEYGENEKVKEYLLKDIWAYVRQLSSQETFEQAQIHANSELVFIVNFNDKLKNPHKLIDYEVEFKKDIYSITKIDYFEFEKQDIKIYAKLNKDK; via the coding sequence ATGAAAAATCTAAAAGATAAAAAGATTAGTATTATAGGATATAAGACTACCAAAAACGAATACGGAGAGAACGAGAAAGTGAAAGAATATCTACTTAAAGATATTTGGGCTTATGTAAGACAACTATCATCTCAAGAAACATTCGAACAAGCACAAATTCACGCTAATTCGGAGTTAGTATTCATAGTAAATTTTAACGATAAATTGAAAAACCCTCACAAACTAATAGATTATGAAGTAGAATTCAAAAAAGATATTTACTCAATTACCAAAATAGACTACTTTGAGTTTGAGAAGCAAGATATTAAGATATACGCTAAACTGAATAAAGATAAGTAG
- the thrS gene encoding threonine--tRNA ligase, with the protein MSDIIAYRLNGEIVDTQSIEDNVNSAEPVYFDNSKDALNVIRHSCAHLMAEAIKIIYPQAKFFVGPAIEDGFYYDFRVDEAGTKLGEADLEAIEAKMKELVEAKKDIVKTCFSKKEISERFKDDDLKQEVLKRIPDGPVSMYSQGIFEDICRGPHVPNTKFLRFFKLTRVAGAYLGGDETREMLNRIYGTAYADKESLKEHIRVIEEAKKRDHRKLGTEMKLFTFDDEIGGGLPLWLPNGGRLRSKIEQILFRAHRERGYEPVRGPEILKADAWKKSGHYVNYKENMYFTVIDEQEYGIKPMNCVGHIKVYQDEIRSYRDLPLKFFEYGVVHRHEKSGVLHGLFRVREFTQDDAHIFCMPSQIKENILEILSFVDNIMQNFGFEYEMEISTKPAKAIGDDAIWEIATQALKDALDENGFKYGIDEGGGAFYGPKIDIKITDALKRKWQCGTIQVDFNLPERFDLGYIDSNNERQRPVMLHRALLGSFERFIGILIEHTSGELPFFVAPTQVVVVPISDAHLDYAKEIAKELRKIGVDSEISGKNESLNKRIRSAEKQRVPMIVVLGDNEVANRTVALRDRRSREQKDMKLDEFTNLLKEKLSEVHF; encoded by the coding sequence ATGAGCGATATAATCGCATACAGACTAAACGGAGAGATAGTTGATACGCAAAGTATCGAAGATAATGTAAATTCAGCCGAGCCTGTGTATTTTGATAATTCAAAAGATGCTCTAAATGTCATTCGCCACAGCTGCGCACACCTTATGGCAGAGGCGATTAAAATCATTTACCCTCAAGCGAAATTTTTCGTAGGGCCTGCGATAGAGGATGGATTTTACTACGATTTTAGAGTCGATGAGGCAGGAACCAAGCTTGGCGAAGCTGATTTAGAAGCTATCGAAGCTAAGATGAAAGAGCTGGTTGAGGCAAAAAAAGATATAGTTAAAACCTGTTTTTCAAAAAAAGAGATAAGCGAGAGATTTAAGGACGATGATCTTAAGCAAGAGGTTTTAAAGCGCATTCCTGACGGACCTGTGAGCATGTATTCGCAAGGAATTTTTGAAGATATCTGCCGCGGACCACACGTGCCAAATACTAAATTTTTAAGATTTTTCAAGCTTACTCGCGTAGCAGGAGCCTATCTTGGCGGCGATGAAACACGCGAAATGCTAAACAGAATTTACGGCACGGCATACGCAGACAAAGAGAGTTTAAAAGAACATATAAGAGTCATCGAAGAGGCTAAAAAGCGCGATCACCGCAAGCTTGGAACCGAGATGAAGCTCTTTACATTTGATGATGAGATCGGAGGCGGACTTCCGCTATGGCTACCAAACGGCGGAAGATTAAGAAGCAAGATCGAGCAAATTTTATTCAGAGCGCACAGAGAGCGTGGATATGAGCCTGTGCGAGGTCCTGAAATTTTAAAAGCCGATGCTTGGAAAAAGAGCGGGCACTACGTAAACTACAAAGAAAATATGTATTTTACGGTAATCGATGAGCAAGAATATGGCATAAAACCGATGAACTGCGTCGGACACATCAAAGTATATCAAGACGAAATTCGCTCTTACCGCGACCTTCCGCTTAAATTTTTTGAATACGGCGTAGTGCATCGCCATGAAAAAAGCGGCGTTTTACACGGACTTTTCAGGGTTCGCGAATTTACGCAAGACGATGCGCATATATTTTGTATGCCAAGCCAGATAAAAGAAAATATCCTCGAAATTTTAAGCTTTGTCGATAACATCATGCAAAATTTCGGCTTTGAATACGAAATGGAAATTTCAACCAAGCCGGCCAAAGCGATCGGCGATGACGCTATCTGGGAGATTGCAACTCAAGCGCTTAAAGACGCTCTTGATGAAAACGGATTTAAATACGGCATCGACGAAGGCGGCGGAGCGTTTTACGGACCAAAAATAGACATCAAGATAACAGACGCGCTTAAACGCAAATGGCAGTGTGGAACAATTCAGGTTGATTTTAACCTGCCTGAGAGGTTTGATCTTGGCTACATCGACAGCAATAACGAGCGCCAACGCCCTGTAATGCTGCACCGCGCACTACTTGGAAGCTTTGAGAGATTTATAGGAATTTTGATAGAGCATACAAGCGGAGAGTTGCCGTTTTTCGTGGCTCCTACGCAGGTTGTGGTCGTGCCAATTAGCGACGCGCACTTAGACTACGCAAAAGAGATAGCAAAAGAGCTTAGAAAAATAGGCGTTGATAGCGAAATTTCGGGCAAAAACGAAAGTCTAAATAAACGCATCAGAAGCGCTGAAAAACAACGCGTACCGATGATTGTAGTGCTTGGCGACAACGAAGTGGCAAACCGCACAGTAGCGCTAAGAGACCGCAGAAGCAGAGAACAAAAAGATATGAAACTAGACGAATTTACCAATTTATTAAAGGAGAAACTGAGTGAGGTGCATTTTTGA
- the infC gene encoding translation initiation factor IF-3, with product MSKEEVLLNEDIRASEVRCVGDDGTSYGVISRDEALKIAEKQGLDLVLIAPDAKPPVCKIMDYGKFRYQQEKKQKEAKKKQKVIDVKEIKLSVKIAQNDINYKVKHALEFLEEGKHVKFRVFLKGREMAAPEAGVVMLEKVWEMIKEAGNRDKEPMIEGRYVNMLVTPKKG from the coding sequence TTGAGTAAAGAAGAAGTATTGCTCAACGAAGATATAAGAGCGAGTGAAGTAAGATGTGTCGGTGATGACGGCACAAGCTATGGCGTTATCTCAAGAGATGAGGCTTTAAAAATCGCTGAAAAACAAGGGCTTGATCTAGTCTTGATCGCGCCTGATGCAAAGCCGCCTGTTTGCAAGATCATGGACTACGGAAAATTCCGTTACCAACAAGAAAAAAAGCAAAAAGAGGCTAAGAAAAAGCAAAAAGTTATCGATGTTAAGGAGATCAAACTATCGGTAAAAATAGCTCAAAATGACATAAACTACAAGGTAAAACATGCGCTTGAGTTCCTTGAAGAGGGCAAGCACGTGAAATTTAGAGTGTTTCTAAAAGGTCGCGAGATGGCAGCTCCGGAAGCCGGTGTCGTCATGCTTGAAAAAGTTTGGGAGATGATCAAAGAAGCAGGCAATAGAGATAAAGAGCCTATGATAGAAGGCCGCTATGTCAATATGCTTGTAACACCAAAAAAAGGCTAA
- a CDS encoding isoprenylcysteine carboxyl methyltransferase family protein, producing MDCSVVIIVALIFIIRLAFLKVSKQNEQAILANGGKEYGVQNSKILTILHILFYFSCLVEAVLRRAELDMQGLLGCALVAFSLVMLYVVTQLLKGIWTVKLMIANEHKFNDHWLFRVVKHPNYFLNIVPELIGLALLCHALYSTVVILPFYAFVLYKRIEEENRLIAEVIIPNSKI from the coding sequence ATGGATTGTAGTGTTGTTATCATCGTTGCCTTGATATTTATCATAAGGCTCGCGTTTCTTAAAGTTTCAAAGCAAAACGAGCAGGCGATACTTGCAAATGGAGGCAAGGAGTATGGAGTGCAAAACTCAAAAATACTTACGATCTTGCATATATTATTTTATTTTTCATGCCTTGTTGAAGCCGTTTTAAGACGAGCCGAGCTTGATATGCAAGGACTTTTGGGGTGTGCGCTTGTGGCATTTTCTTTAGTTATGTTATATGTGGTTACGCAGCTTCTAAAGGGAATTTGGACGGTTAAGCTTATGATAGCAAACGAGCATAAATTTAACGATCACTGGCTTTTTAGAGTTGTTAAGCACCCAAATTATTTCTTAAATATCGTGCCAGAGCTTATCGGACTTGCCTTGCTTTGTCATGCGCTGTATTCGACTGTGGTTATCTTGCCGTTTTATGCGTTTGTGCTTTATAAGAGGATAGAGGAAGAAAATCGCCTGATAGCCGAAGTCATCATTCCAAACAGTAAAATTTAG
- the rpmI gene encoding 50S ribosomal protein L35, with product MPKMKSVRGAAKRFKVGKNKIKRGSAFRSHILTKKSRNRKRDLRSPQYVDSTNVASVRSMLCM from the coding sequence ATGCCTAAAATGAAGTCAGTTCGTGGTGCTGCTAAACGTTTTAAAGTGGGTAAAAACAAGATTAAAAGAGGCTCAGCATTCAGAAGCCACATTTTAACCAAAAAATCTCGCAACAGAAAAAGAGATTTAAGAAGCCCTCAATACGTTGATAGCACGAATGTTGCAAGCGTTAGATCAATGCTTTGCATGTAA
- the rplT gene encoding 50S ribosomal protein L20: MARVKTGVVRRRRHKKVLKLARGFYSGRRKHFRKAKEQLERSLVYAYRDRRAKKRDFRRLWIVRINAACRLNDISYSRFINGLKKANIELDRKILADMAMNDPKAFAQIASQAKAALK, from the coding sequence ATGGCAAGAGTAAAAACAGGCGTAGTTAGAAGAAGACGCCATAAAAAGGTATTGAAGCTAGCTCGTGGCTTTTACAGCGGTAGACGCAAACACTTTAGAAAAGCTAAAGAGCAGTTAGAAAGAAGTTTAGTATATGCTTACAGAGACAGACGCGCGAAAAAACGCGACTTTAGACGTCTTTGGATAGTTAGAATCAACGCTGCTTGCAGACTAAATGATATCAGCTATTCACGCTTTATAAACGGTCTTAAGAAAGCAAATATCGAATTAGATAGAAAAATTTTAGCTGATATGGCTATGAATGACCCAAAAGCTTTTGCACAAATTGCTTCACAAGCAAAGGCTGCTTTAAAATAA
- a CDS encoding glucosaminidase domain-containing protein, translating into MRILWSKIWLAFLLTISLHAGFSDEYYTLKGKAKKEAFIAKIRAIIVNVNSVIASKRAFCVAFVMQAWRQGLRELDEDNYKQLAKIASEYNIKHIFNINEYLVRMGEIPVSLAIAQAAIESGWGESRFTKEANNIFGHYTWGEVGLVPLDRARGKRHKIRILVVYKSLS; encoded by the coding sequence ATGCGAATTTTATGGAGTAAAATTTGGCTTGCCTTTCTTCTTACCATTAGCCTGCATGCGGGCTTTAGCGATGAGTACTACACGCTAAAAGGCAAAGCGAAAAAAGAAGCTTTTATAGCTAAAATTAGAGCAATTATCGTAAATGTAAATAGCGTTATAGCTTCAAAGCGTGCATTTTGCGTAGCTTTTGTCATGCAAGCTTGGAGACAGGGTCTGCGCGAGCTTGATGAGGATAATTACAAGCAACTAGCTAAAATCGCAAGCGAGTACAATATCAAGCATATTTTTAACATAAATGAATATCTCGTGCGCATGGGCGAAATTCCCGTTTCGCTAGCGATAGCTCAAGCGGCGATAGAGAGTGGTTGGGGCGAAAGCCGCTTCACGAAAGAGGCAAATAATATCTTTGGGCACTATACTTGGGGCGAAGTAGGGCTAGTGCCGCTTGATAGAGCGCGCGGTAAGCGACACAAGATCAGGATTTTAGTAGTTTACAAGAGTCTGTCATGA